The Aneurinibacillus migulanus genome contains the following window.
AAGTAATGCGAGCTTTTGAGCGAGTACACCGTCAATGGCAGTTCGGGTCTGTTCCTCCGTGATGCGGTTGGACAATGACTTAACCTGAATCAGGCTATATAAGCCCAATCCTGTATATGGGAGAAAGGAAAGGAGCGTTGTAAAGCATACGATTTTCAGAAAAAAAGATCGGGTCATTGCATTAAACAGCTGCAAATTTATATCCCACTCCCCTGACGGTGATGATATATCTTGGCTGAAGCGGGTTCTCCTCAATGCTTCGCCGTAAGCTGGAGATATGAACAACTACTGTCCGCTTTTCGCTGAGCGTATCCATTCCCCAGACGTTATCGAGGAGTTGCTCGGGCGTAAAAACGCGGTTAGGATGCCGGGCAAAGAAACAAAGTAAGTCGAACTCTTTTGCTGTCAGAGAAATTATCTTCTTATCCCGAAGCACTTCACGCGAGTGTGTGTTAATGCAAATGTTATCAAAGTAGATTTGGTGTTCTTCGTGCTGTTGCTGTTGTTTCTGTAGTAGACGCCCGCGACGCAGATGGGCACGTACTCTGGCCATCAGTACGCCAATATTAAACGGTTTTTCCACATAATCGTCGGCACCGAGACTGAAGCCAAGAATTTTATCGGTATCTTTGTTTTTACAGCTCAAAAACATAATCGGGCTCGAGGTAAGCATACGCATCTGCTGGCAAATCTCCATGCCGTCTGAGTCGGGCAGCATAATATCGAGCAGGATGAGCGAAGTCGAAGTGGTTTTGACAAACTCAACTGCTTCCAGACCAGAAGAAGTTATCGAGTAGGGCAACGCTTCTTGTTCAAAGCAAGTCGACAACAGCCGCTGTATGTCCTTGTCGTCTTCTACGATAAGTACGGGCTCCATCCTTTTCACCTCTTACAATCTAGTGATATCTTTAAATTTTCTTATAATTATGCCCTAAAATCAATATTTGTTTATCTTTATTGATCATAAATACGCAATTATACACATCTGATTTGATACATCGACAAATTCTTGTGGTGAGAGATAAGAAAAGAAGGAAGGGCGGTGGGGCGGGAGCGATCGGAAAAAGACACGTTTGCCTTTCTTCTGCTGGATCGCAGGGCGCATCCACCCTCTTCTTTTTCTGAATCGTCTCCTTCCAACCACGCTCCCCTGTCAAACTATCAAGTGTAATGTATATAGGCCGGCAATTATCAAATGAAGTTGATAGAAATTTGATGAAGGTTTAATGATAGGTTAACAGATATTTGTCTTATTTACATTAAAATATTTAGAAAATTATAAAAAGGAGGGCGGAATATGGAGCATATAAAACCTTTGAACTGGAAAGGAAAAAAGCTGCAGTCGCACATAGATGTAAAGAAAAAACCGGAAGTTGAAGGACTATCCCTGTTACCGATGGGTTGTGCCACGCTATTTGATCCCGGGTGGGAAACCGATTTCTCGGGTATGGTGCTTGACGGGTTATGCCAGCCCCACTACCGGGATATCTATGGCTGTTACGGCGATTGCTGGTGGGCAGCCCAGGTGCCGGACGGACTGACGAATTATGGCAGCTACTCCGACGAATGTCCGGTGGCAGCAAATGATTGGCGGAAGTTGCAGTACGTAAAACCGTAGGAAGGAGGAGAAGCATGAAGGGGAATCGGATACGTCTTCTTTTGCTGGGGCTTATAGCTGTCAGTGCGATTATATTTTTTGCTCTGTACTGGAACGGACAAGGCAACCAGGCAAGCGAGACGGTAGTCACACCGCAAAGCATGGGTGGAACCCATGTAAGCAAGCAGGTCGAAGCTTCATGCATGGGATGTCACGCCGTGGATGAGAATGGAAAGCTGGCGCGGATCGAATATATGAGAAAAACGCCAGAAGGATGGTCACAGACGATTGCACGAATGGAGCGACTACATGGACTGAAAGTAACCGATGAACAGCGCAAGCAGCTTATTAAAGATTTAAGTAACGAGCGGGGGCTTTCACCTGAAGAGGCGAAAAGCGTGCAATATTGGCTCGCTGACAAGCCTTCCCATATGGAAGATCAGATTACGAATCCGAACTTGCAAAACGCCTGTATGACTTGTCATGCCGGTGGGCGTTTTCTGGCACAGCGCAGAACGGAAGAAGAGTGGAAGAATTTGAAAGACTTCCATTTGGTCATGTTTCCATCTATTTATTTAAATCACCGGCATACCGATTGGCCGGTTGTAGCGGATGCCGCCATCAGCTATCTAGCTAAACAATATCCATTGGAAAGTAAAGAATGGGAGAGTTGGAAAGGCAAAAGCCAGCAAGTCGAAGGGAAATGGAAAGTGGTTGGTTTTCAAGGCACGAAAGGTGTATACATTGGAGACAGCGAGTTTATGAGCACAGATGGCAAACTTGTCGAGAGAAAGAGCGTACGTTATCTAGAGCAGAATGCGTCGCTTCAGTCGAGGGGAAGCGTAGAGATGTATTCGGGATATGCGTTGCGTATGCAGTATGAACAGGCCGGCAAAAAGCTGCGCGGTACGTTCAACGTTGGAAGGGACGGAAAAACGATCAAAGGCGACTGGTCAGATACGAGCAATCCGGGTATCACAGGAGAAGAAACGTATTATAGAGTGCAAACCGAAAAGCCTGAAATCATTCATATGGAGCCCCGGGCTATCCAGCGTGGGCAAACACAGGAACTCACTCTTTATGGCATGAATGTAAAACAGCTAACAGCACAGGATTTGAAACTGCCTGCCGGCATTTCTATCAAAAACATGTCAGCTCTGTCAGATGACCGATTAAAAGTATCGCTTGAGGTAAGTAAAACCGCTATAGAGGGAACGAGTGCCATCGGTACGGAAAAAGCGATCGTTCATCCAAAGCTGGTGGTCTACGATCGCATCGATTATGTAAAAGTAACTCCACCATACGCAGTAGCTCGCATAGGCGGCGCTGGTCCGATGCACAAGGTAAGCACGCAATTTGTCGCATACGCCTACAGCAGCGGTAAAGACAATAAACAGGGAACAGATGACGATGTTGAATTAATGCCGGTAACGGCTGAATGGGCGCTGGTCCCATACCCGGAAGGAGAAAAAGACGAAGATTTGCGCTACATCGGCAGCATAGATAGCAAAACAGGTTTATTTACGCCGGCGGCTGAAGGGGTGAATAAGGAGCGTCCGTTCACCCAGGAAAACGTAGGAAGCGTCAATGTTATCGCGACATACCGCCATGGCGAATATACGTTGACAGGGAAAACCCATCTAGTCGTTACAGTGCCAGATTATAGTAATGTCGTTAATTAACCGGAAAGGGGGGACGGCATATGTCGACGATACGGCTAAGTAACTATATCGATTTTGAGGTGGACGGTCATCCGTATTTGTTTCACGGCTTAACCGGTACGATTATTGCCCTCGATAACGCAGCAGCGGATATAGTCTCCTTTGCAAAACAAAACGGGAAACATATAGGGGATAGTACGATATTCGAAGTGGAAGCATATCTCGGACGGACGGATTGTTGGGAGGAACATAGGGAGGCTTTGCAGGAACTAGTGAATTTGGAGATTTTGCAATATGAGAGCAAAAGCTCGGAACGGGGCTTTGCGCTCACGCCGCCTACTCCCAAGCATACGGAACGAATGCCGGTGAAAACTCTGGTAGTGCATCTGGTTAACGAATGTAACTTGCGTTGTACGTATTGCTATGCAGGAGATGGCGAATATGGTGCACCGAAAAAATACTTATCCCGGGAAGTAGCCGAACAGGCGGTTCGTTTTCTGATGGAGAATAGCTATGGAGAGAAGGAAGTCACGTTCGTTTTATTTGGGGGAGAACCATTTCTGAACTGGGAGGTGCTGAAGTATCTCGTTGAGTACGGAAGTGAGCAAGGGCGCATATGGGGGAAAAAGGTGAACTATTCTCTTACAACCAACGGTACGCTGCTCTCTGAGGAGAAGATACGGTTTCTGGAACAATACAGGGTAGGCGTATCAGTTAGCATGGATGGCACGAAGGAGGCGCACGACAGACACCGTTTGTTTGCGGGCGGACAGGGTTCGTATGAGAAAATCAGTCGCAACGTATCCCGATTGATGGAGGGACATCGAAGCGCACCGGTGGGAAGCCGGGTAACCGTCTCCAAAGGATTTGAGAAAGTAGAGAAGTCATTGGTTCACCTGCTGGCGAAAGGATTCTATGAAGTAGGATTCGCGCCTGTCACCGAGACGGATGACCATCTGGCACTGGATGAGCAAGACATGCGAGCATTGCTAGGACAATTCGAAGATATTGCTGGTTTGTATGTTGATTACGCCGTTAATGATCGGTATCTGGGCTTTTCCAATCTGACGAATCTGCTAAAGGAATTGCATATTGGAACGAACAAGGCATACGGGTGCGGTGCTGGATTGGGTTTCTTTGCTGTCAGCCCGGATGGAGGTTTGTACCTATGTCATCGCTTTAATGAAGACGAACGGTTTAAACT
Protein-coding sequences here:
- a CDS encoding response regulator transcription factor, encoding MEPVLIVEDDKDIQRLLSTCFEQEALPYSITSSGLEAVEFVKTTSTSLILLDIMLPDSDGMEICQQMRMLTSSPIMFLSCKNKDTDKILGFSLGADDYVEKPFNIGVLMARVRAHLRRGRLLQKQQQQHEEHQIYFDNICINTHSREVLRDKKIISLTAKEFDLLCFFARHPNRVFTPEQLLDNVWGMDTLSEKRTVVVHISSLRRSIEENPLQPRYIITVRGVGYKFAAV
- the qhpC gene encoding quinohemoprotein amine dehydrogenase subunit gamma; amino-acid sequence: MEHIKPLNWKGKKLQSHIDVKKKPEVEGLSLLPMGCATLFDPGWETDFSGMVLDGLCQPHYRDIYGCYGDCWWAAQVPDGLTNYGSYSDECPVAANDWRKLQYVKP
- the peaA gene encoding quinohemoprotein amine dehydrogenase subunit alpha: MKGNRIRLLLLGLIAVSAIIFFALYWNGQGNQASETVVTPQSMGGTHVSKQVEASCMGCHAVDENGKLARIEYMRKTPEGWSQTIARMERLHGLKVTDEQRKQLIKDLSNERGLSPEEAKSVQYWLADKPSHMEDQITNPNLQNACMTCHAGGRFLAQRRTEEEWKNLKDFHLVMFPSIYLNHRHTDWPVVADAAISYLAKQYPLESKEWESWKGKSQQVEGKWKVVGFQGTKGVYIGDSEFMSTDGKLVERKSVRYLEQNASLQSRGSVEMYSGYALRMQYEQAGKKLRGTFNVGRDGKTIKGDWSDTSNPGITGEETYYRVQTEKPEIIHMEPRAIQRGQTQELTLYGMNVKQLTAQDLKLPAGISIKNMSALSDDRLKVSLEVSKTAIEGTSAIGTEKAIVHPKLVVYDRIDYVKVTPPYAVARIGGAGPMHKVSTQFVAYAYSSGKDNKQGTDDDVELMPVTAEWALVPYPEGEKDEDLRYIGSIDSKTGLFTPAAEGVNKERPFTQENVGSVNVIATYRHGEYTLTGKTHLVVTVPDYSNVVN
- a CDS encoding radical SAM/SPASM domain-containing protein; this encodes MSTIRLSNYIDFEVDGHPYLFHGLTGTIIALDNAAADIVSFAKQNGKHIGDSTIFEVEAYLGRTDCWEEHREALQELVNLEILQYESKSSERGFALTPPTPKHTERMPVKTLVVHLVNECNLRCTYCYAGDGEYGAPKKYLSREVAEQAVRFLMENSYGEKEVTFVLFGGEPFLNWEVLKYLVEYGSEQGRIWGKKVNYSLTTNGTLLSEEKIRFLEQYRVGVSVSMDGTKEAHDRHRLFAGGQGSYEKISRNVSRLMEGHRSAPVGSRVTVSKGFEKVEKSLVHLLAKGFYEVGFAPVTETDDHLALDEQDMRALLGQFEDIAGLYVDYAVNDRYLGFSNLTNLLKELHIGTNKAYGCGAGLGFFAVSPDGGLYLCHRFNEDERFKLGDIYEGVNRRRQREMLDELHVDRKESCATCALKHICSGGCYYEAMERQGDYRRPNAHYCDWMHEWITVGLVTYVQIMEKNPVFLDRIAGIGKEGCVSN